A window of Apium graveolens cultivar Ventura chromosome 8, ASM990537v1, whole genome shotgun sequence contains these coding sequences:
- the LOC141679346 gene encoding protein FAR-RED ELONGATED HYPOCOTYL 3-like, with protein sequence MLLDKFKVLHKTCESFYYAYDVDPEGHLMKLFWVDATARRNYVFYEDVVSFDAIFNTNRYNMIFAPFIGVDKHDRCVTFAACLLAKEDISHYTWAFQHFLKAMKRNPVLMATDQCPVMKAVVPEVFKAANEYPATKHRLCMWHIMQKFPITPGNRLCKKTDFMEKMKKFIWSSNIEPYEFE encoded by the exons ATGTTGCTTGACAAGTTTAAAGTTTTACATAAGACATGTGAATCATTTTATTATGCATATGATGTTGATCCTGAGGGTCATTTGATGAAGCTTTTTTGGGTTGATGCTACTGCTAGAAGAAATTATGTATTTTATGAAGATGTTGTATCCTTTGATGCTATATTTAATACAAATCG CTATAACATGATATTTGCTCCTTTTATTGGTGTGGACAAACATGATCGATGTGTCACATTTGCTGCATGTCTTCTTGCTAAGGAGGATATCAGTCATTATACATGGGCGTTTCAGCATTTTTTGAAGGCAATGAAGCGTAATCCTGTTCTTATGGCTACTGACCAGTGTCCTGTAATGAAAGCTGTTGTTCCTGAAGTTTTTAAAGCAGCCAATGAATATCCTGCCACTAAGCATCGTTTATGCATGTGGCATATTATGCAGAAATTCCCTATTACG CCTGGCAATCGATTGTGTAAGAAAACTGACTTTatggagaagatgaagaaatttatCTGGTCTTCAAATATTGAGCCTTATGAGTTTGAATAA